Below is a genomic region from Planifilum fulgidum.
ACGGCCGACGGCCATTTCCATCATGTTGACTTCGCTGTTGGTATCAAATATTATCGGGTCTCCTTTGGCGGAAATGTTATTGGATTTGTCATGGATGGGGTTAAAAGGATGGCAAATGTTGTTTCTGATAGAGGGAGGAATCGCGTTCCTCTTCGGTTTCATCATCCCGTTCTGGCTGGCCGACTGGCCAAAAGATGTGCGTTGGTTGAGTGAAGATGAAAAGAAGGTCCTGGCTGAACAATATGAACGCGAAGATCAAATCAAAAGCTCCGCAAAAAACTATACGGTTTGGGAAGCCCTGCGGGATAAGGAAGTCCTTAAACTCTGCCTGATATACTTCATGTGGATTACCGGTTTTTGGGGTTTCGGGTTCTGGATGCCAACGATTTTGAAATCCGTTTCCGGCTGGTCCAATGCAAGTATTGGATGGCTCATCGTTATTCCGATGACGCTTGCCTTGATCGGCTTCATCGTGAACGGCATCTCCTCTTCCCGCACAGGGGAAAAGAGATGGCATGTGGCGCTCCCCATGTTTATTGGCGCCATCGGGATGGGATGGGGATCGGTTGTCACCCACCCGATATTGAGTTTCGTGCTGGTCTGCATCACTGCCATCGGTGTGTACGTGGGCATGGGGGTTTGGTGGACATATCCGACATCGTTCCTCTCGGGAGCCGCCGCGGCAGGTGCAGTAAGTCTGATCAACTCGGTGGGCAACTTGGGCGGATGGACCGGCCCTTATTTGGTCGGATTTCTAAAAGATCTAACCGGAACCTTCACTTGGGCCTATCTTTACCTGGCTTTCTCATTGGCGGCAGCAGGGCTTTTGATCCTTACCCTGCGGAAAAAACTGCCCACAGATCATATGGCAGTCCATTCTCCTGATGGTTCAGAGCCCAAGACAGGAACGGATCAACTGTAAGTAAGGCGCGAAGACCGGGCGTTATGCCCGGTCTCCGATCATCGTTTTATGGGACAATGACCACAACAGGCATCCACCGCGCCCGTACCCTTTCCCGCCTTTTGCCTGTGCAACTGCCGAGAGACCCTCGTCGCCAGCCAGAATAGTTCAACTTAAGCCTTTCCCTCTATTTTCATCTGTATTGCAAGCGTATCGTTTCAACGATATTATCATCGCGAAGCCGTGACAGCGAAAACCGCATAATGATCCACGTTACGGCAATTACACCGAGTGTACACTGTACTATCGGCAACCACGGGATCGCAAAATCCAACTCCACGGGGGACGAAAAGGCCCGATATAGCAAATACGACCCGAGCATCCCAAGAGGCACTCCGATGACGAGAGATTTGACCGAACACAGTATGCTTTCAAGGGTCAACATCCGCTTCAGTCCTGCCGGCGTCATGCCGACACTGCGCAAAGCCGCAAATTCCCGGGCGCGGAAGAGTACATTGGTGGATATGGTACTGATTACATTCGTCATCCCAATCAGTGTGAGCATGGTGATGAAACCATATATAAACACCAAGATCAAGCGGGTTATGTCACGCATTGCAAAAGGAACTTCTTCCCCGCTTTTCACATCGATATATTCCGAGCTTCCTTCAAATGCAATCGATTCATGCAATATCTTGGTTGCGTATCCTTTAAACCCCTCCGGATCGGCTGCATTCACAAACCATGTGTAGCGCGTCGCATCAAGCCGGGGAACAATCACCATTATATTGCCTACATAGGTAGCTGCAATCTCATTCGGAACATCACGAAGATCAAGTGCACCCTCTAAGGGCAGTTCGACCACGGAATGGTCCTTTTGATTGGTTAAGAGCAACGTCTTCGGATAGGATACAAAGGGTGTGAATACGGCTTTCCCGTCACCGTTATCGCCCGGTATTCGAACATAATTTACAAGGATGTTTGAGCCGGGCGAAACACCCGCGCGTTCGCACAACTCCGCATAATTCTCAGCGTCTATCGCATATAAGGTGATCGGGAACGAATATCCATCCCCGACAGGGACACCACCATTGGAGTCGAGAAACTCTTTCATTTTAGATGTCAGCATCTCTTTCGGAATCACTGTTTTGTACGAGTGATCTTCATCCCGCAAATTGTCGCCCACGCCGAACACGGTCGTGTTCGGATACTCGCGAAATTTCTGGGTTACTTCGTCCGCAAGAACGCTATTTAACGTATGGTATGTCTGTTCATCGCCATCATGACCAAGCGTTCCTTTCTCCGGTCTCAAAAATTCGCCCACCACATTGGCGTTATCTACGACCGGGTAAAACAAGCGCGTGGTCTCTTTATAGTGTTCGCCGAAATAGCCCGCGACAATAAACAGTATGATGCTCATGGTGAGCGACACAACCGTCGCCCGGAAATTTCTCCGGCTCCGTTTCAGGGACTTATAAGCAAGTGTACCTTCATAACCGAACAGCTTGCCAATGAGCCGTCCGCCACGGACATCCCTCGCCTTAATCTTAACTTCATCCGTTCCCCGTATGGCATCGATTGCGGCCATCTTTGCCGCCTTGCGAGCCGGAAGCCACGCCGACATCCATACGGTCACAAACGATAGCACCGCCGAAACAAGGATCGCCTGCCACGCAACAACAAAATCAAAGTTGACTTGGAACGTGTTTCTCTTATTCGCTGCTGCAAGGAGATGATCCATAATTTGTATGCCGACAAAATTCACGAGAAGTCCCAACGCGATTCCCAGGGGGATGCCGACAGTCGCCAGTATCAAACCTTCATGCGTGATAATCCCGGCAATTTGCTGTTTTGTCGCACCGACGCTTTTCAGTGCGCCGAACTGCTTGATACGCTCTCCGGCACTGACGCGGAAGGCGTTGGAGACAACGATAACGGTGGCGGCAATGATTACAGAACCGACAACAGCGCTTAAACCCAAAAGTAATTCATTATACATGGAGTTGTAATAATCACTCTCGCCCAGCAGTTCCTTAAACATCAAGTCGGCGCTGGACGCAAAACCGAAAACGGCGGTTAACATCGCCGTTGACAGCACGATTCCGGCAAGCGTCCAAAAGGCGCGGTTTCGGTTTGTTTTGATTTGGCTGTACGCCAATTTTGCGGTCAGCTTCATCGGCGCAACACCTCATCCCTGACGATTTGTCCATCGCTGATGGTGATAACCCGGTCGGCTTGGCGCGCGATTTTTTCATCATGAGTGATGACAAGCAAAGTTTGATTGTATTGCTGATTGGATCGCTTCAAAAGGTCGATAACCTCTCTGCTCGATTTGCTGTCAAGATTGCCCGTCGGTTCATCGGCGAGGATGAGCGCGGGATTG
It encodes:
- a CDS encoding MFS transporter; translated protein: MNGTGILNGSLVKKYVNIILPLFIGSVLAYLDRLNIAYAALTMNQDLGFTAKVFGMGAGILFWGYVLFEVPGTLIAHKWSPRKWIARIMITWGLSCALMAFIQNEMQFYILRFLIGAAEASFYPVCYAVVIPRWFNVRERPTAISIMLTSLLVSNIIGSPLAEMLLDLSWMGLKGWQMLFLIEGGIAFLFGFIIPFWLADWPKDVRWLSEDEKKVLAEQYEREDQIKSSAKNYTVWEALRDKEVLKLCLIYFMWITGFWGFGFWMPTILKSVSGWSNASIGWLIVIPMTLALIGFIVNGISSSRTGEKRWHVALPMFIGAIGMGWGSVVTHPILSFVLVCITAIGVYVGMGVWWTYPTSFLSGAAAAGAVSLINSVGNLGGWTGPYLVGFLKDLTGTFTWAYLYLAFSLAAAGLLILTLRKKLPTDHMAVHSPDGSEPKTGTDQL
- a CDS encoding ABC transporter permease, with product MKLTAKLAYSQIKTNRNRAFWTLAGIVLSTAMLTAVFGFASSADLMFKELLGESDYYNSMYNELLLGLSAVVGSVIIAATVIVVSNAFRVSAGERIKQFGALKSVGATKQQIAGIITHEGLILATVGIPLGIALGLLVNFVGIQIMDHLLAAANKRNTFQVNFDFVVAWQAILVSAVLSFVTVWMSAWLPARKAAKMAAIDAIRGTDEVKIKARDVRGGRLIGKLFGYEGTLAYKSLKRSRRNFRATVVSLTMSIILFIVAGYFGEHYKETTRLFYPVVDNANVVGEFLRPEKGTLGHDGDEQTYHTLNSVLADEVTQKFREYPNTTVFGVGDNLRDEDHSYKTVIPKEMLTSKMKEFLDSNGGVPVGDGYSFPITLYAIDAENYAELCERAGVSPGSNILVNYVRIPGDNGDGKAVFTPFVSYPKTLLLTNQKDHSVVELPLEGALDLRDVPNEIAATYVGNIMVIVPRLDATRYTWFVNAADPEGFKGYATKILHESIAFEGSSEYIDVKSGEEVPFAMRDITRLILVFIYGFITMLTLIGMTNVISTISTNVLFRAREFAALRSVGMTPAGLKRMLTLESILCSVKSLVIGVPLGMLGSYLLYRAFSSPVELDFAIPWLPIVQCTLGVIAVTWIIMRFSLSRLRDDNIVETIRLQYR